From the Vibrio metoecus genome, one window contains:
- the tgt gene encoding tRNA guanosine(34) transglycosylase Tgt produces MKLTFELKKKNGNARRGQLTFERGTVQTPAFMPVGTYGTVKGMTPEEVKETGAQILLGNTFHLWLRPGQEVMKMHGDLHDFMNWQGPILTDSGGFQVFSLGDIRKITEEGVHFRNPVNGDKIFMDAEKSMEIQKDLGSDIVMIFDECTPYPATHDEAKKSMEMSLRWAKRSRDHFDKLENPNNLFGIVQGGVYEDLRDVSVKGLTEIGFDGYAVGGLAVGEPKEDMHRVLEHTCPQLPEDKPRYLMGVGKPEDLVEGVRRGIDMFDCVMPTRNARNGHLFVTGGVIKIRNAVHKTDTTPLDPHCDCYTCKNYSKSYLHHLDRCNEILGARLNTIHNLRYYQRLMESIRKAIDEDRFEQFVAEFYARRNREVPPLQKDKA; encoded by the coding sequence GTGAAATTAACATTTGAACTGAAAAAGAAAAACGGCAATGCCCGTCGTGGTCAATTGACCTTTGAACGCGGCACAGTGCAAACCCCTGCGTTTATGCCAGTGGGTACTTACGGCACCGTAAAAGGGATGACACCAGAAGAAGTGAAAGAGACCGGCGCGCAAATTCTGCTCGGTAACACTTTCCACCTCTGGCTGCGCCCTGGCCAAGAAGTGATGAAAATGCACGGCGACCTGCACGATTTCATGAACTGGCAAGGTCCTATCTTGACTGACTCAGGCGGTTTTCAGGTATTCAGCTTAGGCGATATCCGCAAGATCACAGAAGAAGGCGTACATTTCCGCAACCCAGTAAACGGCGACAAAATCTTTATGGATGCCGAGAAGTCGATGGAAATCCAAAAAGATTTGGGTTCTGACATCGTGATGATTTTTGACGAGTGTACGCCATATCCTGCGACCCACGATGAAGCGAAAAAGTCGATGGAAATGTCGCTGCGTTGGGCAAAACGCTCGCGTGACCACTTCGACAAGCTCGAAAACCCGAACAATCTGTTTGGTATCGTGCAAGGTGGTGTGTATGAAGATTTGCGTGATGTATCGGTAAAAGGGCTTACTGAGATCGGTTTTGATGGTTATGCTGTGGGTGGTCTTGCGGTAGGTGAGCCGAAAGAAGATATGCATCGCGTACTGGAACATACCTGCCCACAACTGCCGGAAGACAAGCCACGTTATCTGATGGGCGTCGGTAAACCGGAGGACTTGGTGGAAGGTGTGCGTCGTGGTATCGACATGTTCGACTGTGTAATGCCAACGCGTAACGCACGTAATGGACACCTGTTTGTGACGGGTGGTGTGATCAAGATCCGTAATGCAGTACATAAAACCGATACAACACCACTGGATCCGCATTGCGACTGTTACACTTGCAAAAATTATTCGAAGTCATACCTGCATCATTTGGATCGTTGTAACGAAATCCTCGGTGCACGCTTGAATACCATCCATAACTTGCGTTACTACCAACGCCTAATGGAAAGCATTCGTAAAGCAATTGATGAAGACCGTTTTGAGCAATTTGTAGCCGAGTTCTACGCGCGTCGTAACCGCGAAGTGCCACCACTACAAAAAGACAAAGCCTGA
- the queA gene encoding tRNA preQ1(34) S-adenosylmethionine ribosyltransferase-isomerase QueA: MQVSDFHFELPDELIARYPKAERTASRLLQLDGNSGQLTDGTFKDVLGFVEPGDLLVFNNTRVIPARMFGRKASGGKLEVLVERMLDEHTILAHVRSSKPPKPGTELYLGENDEFHAVMQARHDALFEIRFTAETVVLDILNQIGHMPLPPYIDRPDEDTDKERYQTVYNQKPGAVAAPTAGLHFDQALLEQIQAKGVELAYVTLHVGAGTFQPVRVENIHDHHMHAEYVEVPQEVVDAVAATKARGGRVIAVGTTSVRSLESAAQDALKKGTELKPFFGDTEIFIFPGYQYQLVDCLITNFHLPESTLIMLVSAFAGYEHTMAAYEHAVKEQYRFFSYGDAMFIRKQTTKA, translated from the coding sequence ATGCAAGTTTCAGATTTTCATTTTGAACTCCCAGACGAGCTGATTGCTCGTTACCCAAAAGCAGAACGTACCGCGAGCCGCTTGCTGCAACTTGACGGCAACAGCGGTCAACTGACGGATGGAACCTTTAAAGATGTTCTCGGATTCGTTGAACCAGGTGATCTGCTGGTGTTTAACAACACACGAGTGATCCCTGCACGTATGTTTGGGCGCAAAGCCAGCGGCGGCAAGTTGGAAGTGTTGGTGGAGCGCATGCTTGATGAACACACGATTTTGGCGCACGTTCGCTCATCAAAACCGCCAAAACCGGGCACTGAACTCTATTTAGGCGAAAATGATGAATTTCATGCCGTGATGCAGGCGCGTCACGATGCGTTGTTTGAAATCCGTTTTACTGCGGAAACCGTGGTATTGGATATCCTCAACCAAATTGGCCATATGCCATTGCCGCCTTACATCGATCGTCCTGATGAAGATACGGATAAAGAACGCTACCAGACCGTTTATAACCAAAAACCAGGCGCGGTAGCCGCACCAACGGCCGGTTTGCATTTTGACCAAGCGTTGCTGGAGCAGATCCAAGCTAAAGGTGTTGAGTTGGCGTATGTGACACTGCATGTTGGCGCAGGGACTTTCCAACCTGTGCGCGTGGAAAATATTCACGATCACCACATGCATGCGGAATACGTAGAAGTACCACAAGAAGTGGTGGATGCGGTTGCTGCAACCAAAGCGCGTGGTGGCCGAGTGATTGCTGTAGGTACCACATCCGTTCGCTCGCTAGAAAGTGCCGCGCAAGATGCACTGAAAAAAGGCACGGAATTAAAGCCTTTCTTTGGTGATACCGAAATATTCATCTTCCCAGGCTATCAATACCAATTGGTGGATTGCTTGATCACCAATTTCCACTTACCAGAATCAACCTTGATCATGTTGGTGAGTGCGTTTGCTGGTTATGAGCACACCATGGCGGCTTATGAACATGCGGTAAAAGAACAATATCGCTTCTTTAGTTATGGCGATGCGATGTTTATTCGCAAGCAGACGACTAAAGCGTAA
- a CDS encoding CBS domain-containing protein produces the protein MIKVEDMMTRNPHTLLRTHTLNDAKHLMEALDIRHIPVVDANKKLLGIVTQRDLLAAQESNLQRIAQDPSYTLDTPLYEVMHTDVMSVAPQAGLKESALYMQKHKIGCLPVVAKSELVGIITDSDFVTIAINLLELQEESEPDEMDEEQ, from the coding sequence ATGATCAAAGTTGAAGACATGATGACACGTAATCCACACACTTTGTTACGTACTCACACCCTCAATGACGCAAAGCATCTCATGGAAGCGCTCGATATTCGGCACATTCCGGTGGTGGATGCGAACAAGAAATTATTGGGCATTGTTACCCAGCGAGATTTGTTGGCCGCTCAAGAGTCAAACTTGCAACGGATAGCCCAAGATCCCTCTTACACTCTCGATACACCACTCTACGAAGTCATGCACACCGATGTAATGAGCGTAGCTCCCCAAGCGGGGCTGAAAGAAAGCGCACTGTATATGCAAAAACACAAGATTGGTTGTTTGCCTGTCGTTGCGAAGAGTGAGTTAGTCGGCATCATTACCGACAGTGACTTTGTGACTATTGCGATCAACCTGCTTGAGTTGCAAGAAGAAAGTGAACCAGATGAAATGGATGAAGAACAGTAA
- the aceA gene encoding isocitrate lyase translates to MTLTRRQQIEALEKDWATNPRWKNVKRTYTAEEVVSLRGSVVPANTIAQRGADKLWELVNGSAKKGYVNCLGALTGGQAVQQAKAGIEAIYLSGWQVAADNNTAGTMYPDQSLYPVDSVPSVVRRINNAFRRADQIQWSNGKSPEDEGGIDYFLPIVADAEAGFGGVLNAYELMKSMIEAGAAGVHFEDQLASVKKCGHMGGKVLVPTQEAVQKLIAARLAADVSGTTTLVIARTDANAADLLTSDSDPYDADFVTGERTSEGFYRVRAGIDQAISRGLAYAPYADLVWCETAKPDLEEARKFAEAIHAQYPDQLLAYNCSPSFNWEKNLDAKTIAHFQQALSDMGYKYQFITLAGIHNMWFNMFELAHAYAQGEGMRHYVEMVQRREFEAAEKGYTFVAHQQEVGTGYFDKMTNTIQGGNSSVTALTGSTEEDQFH, encoded by the coding sequence ATGACACTGACTCGTCGCCAACAAATTGAAGCACTAGAAAAAGATTGGGCAACCAACCCACGCTGGAAAAATGTGAAACGCACCTATACCGCTGAAGAAGTGGTGAGTTTGCGCGGCTCGGTTGTGCCGGCCAACACCATCGCTCAACGTGGTGCAGACAAGTTGTGGGAACTGGTGAATGGTTCAGCGAAAAAAGGGTATGTGAACTGTTTGGGCGCACTCACTGGCGGCCAAGCGGTGCAACAAGCCAAGGCGGGCATTGAAGCGATTTATCTCTCTGGCTGGCAAGTTGCGGCGGATAACAACACCGCAGGCACCATGTACCCAGACCAATCTCTCTACCCTGTTGACTCAGTACCTTCTGTGGTGCGCCGTATTAACAACGCGTTTCGTCGCGCCGACCAAATCCAGTGGTCAAATGGTAAATCTCCTGAAGATGAAGGTGGCATCGATTACTTCCTACCAATTGTGGCCGATGCGGAAGCCGGTTTTGGTGGAGTGCTCAACGCGTATGAGCTGATGAAGTCGATGATTGAAGCGGGCGCAGCTGGCGTTCACTTTGAAGACCAACTGGCTTCGGTGAAAAAATGTGGCCACATGGGCGGTAAAGTGTTGGTGCCGACTCAAGAAGCGGTGCAAAAACTGATTGCAGCACGTTTGGCTGCCGATGTGTCAGGTACGACTACGTTAGTGATTGCTCGCACCGATGCCAACGCTGCGGATTTGCTCACTTCAGACAGCGATCCGTACGATGCTGATTTTGTGACCGGTGAGCGTACTTCCGAAGGTTTTTACCGCGTGCGTGCTGGCATTGACCAAGCGATTTCTCGCGGCTTGGCCTATGCACCTTACGCAGACTTGGTGTGGTGTGAAACCGCGAAGCCGGATCTGGAAGAGGCGCGTAAATTTGCAGAGGCGATTCATGCGCAATACCCAGATCAACTGCTGGCTTACAACTGCTCACCTTCGTTCAACTGGGAGAAGAATTTGGATGCGAAAACCATCGCGCATTTCCAACAAGCCTTGTCGGATATGGGTTACAAGTACCAGTTCATCACCTTAGCGGGCATTCACAATATGTGGTTCAACATGTTTGAGTTAGCACATGCTTACGCGCAAGGTGAAGGAATGCGTCACTATGTTGAGATGGTGCAACGTCGTGAGTTTGAAGCGGCAGAAAAAGGCTACACTTTCGTGGCACACCAACAAGAAGTGGGCACAGGTTACTTCGATAAAATGACCAACACCATTCAAGGTGGTAACAGTTCTGTGACGGCACTGACTGGCTCAACCGAAGAAGATCAATTTCACTAA
- the aceB gene encoding malate synthase A, with protein sequence MSTNTAELTQQSTAAKTTQGKLDVVGALAPEHQAIFPVEAQTFLQHLCERFASRVDELLALREQKQTLIDQGQLPDFLPETKDIREWSWKVLGIPYDLQDRRVEITGPTDRKMVINALNANVKVFMADFEDSMSPAWDKVLDGQINLRDAILGTISYTNPDNGKRYELNTNPAVLICRVRGLHLKEKHVTYNGLAIPGSLFDFALYFYNNHRALLKKGSGPYFYLPKLQAYQEAQWWSDVFHFTEDYFGLDTGTIKATVLIETLPAVFQMDEILFSLKEHIVGLNCGRWDYIFSYIKTLKKHPDRVLPDRQVVTMDKPFLNAYSRLLIYTCHKRGAFAMGGMAAFIPAKDPAVNEQVLQKIRGDKMLEATNGHDGTWVAHPGLADTAMAVFNEVLGERKNQLNVSRMDDAPITAADLLAPCDGSRSEHGMRHNIRVALQYIEAWISGNGCVPIYGLMEDAATAEISRASIWQWIQHGKTLDNGQVVTNELFRDYLKQEIEVVKSEVGESRFAQGRFTEAAELMERLTTSQELPNFLTIPGYDYLP encoded by the coding sequence ATGTCAACCAATACTGCCGAATTAACTCAACAATCAACTGCAGCAAAAACGACCCAAGGCAAGCTTGATGTGGTGGGAGCTCTTGCGCCCGAACATCAAGCCATTTTCCCTGTCGAAGCCCAAACTTTTTTACAGCACCTTTGTGAGCGTTTTGCCTCGCGAGTCGATGAGTTGCTGGCCTTGCGTGAACAAAAACAAACGCTTATTGACCAAGGTCAGTTGCCTGATTTTCTTCCAGAAACCAAAGATATTCGAGAATGGAGTTGGAAAGTTCTCGGCATTCCTTACGATTTGCAAGATCGCCGCGTGGAAATTACAGGCCCGACCGATCGCAAAATGGTGATTAATGCCCTTAATGCGAATGTGAAAGTCTTCATGGCGGACTTTGAAGATTCGATGTCGCCCGCGTGGGACAAAGTGTTGGATGGGCAGATCAACCTGCGTGATGCGATTCTGGGTACCATAAGCTATACCAACCCAGACAATGGCAAGCGTTATGAACTCAATACCAACCCAGCAGTGCTCATCTGTCGCGTGCGCGGTCTGCATCTCAAAGAAAAGCATGTCACTTACAACGGCTTGGCGATTCCCGGTTCACTGTTCGATTTTGCGCTCTACTTTTACAACAACCATCGCGCACTATTGAAAAAAGGCAGTGGCCCTTATTTCTACCTACCTAAGCTGCAAGCTTATCAAGAGGCGCAGTGGTGGAGTGACGTGTTCCATTTCACGGAAGATTATTTTGGCTTAGACACCGGCACCATCAAAGCAACGGTGTTGATTGAAACTCTGCCTGCGGTATTTCAGATGGATGAGATTCTGTTCTCACTCAAAGAGCACATTGTCGGTCTGAACTGTGGACGCTGGGATTATATTTTCAGCTACATCAAAACCTTGAAAAAGCATCCCGACCGCGTATTGCCGGATCGCCAAGTGGTGACCATGGATAAGCCTTTCCTCAATGCGTATTCCCGTTTGTTGATTTACACCTGTCATAAGCGCGGTGCATTTGCGATGGGAGGAATGGCGGCGTTTATTCCAGCCAAAGATCCTGCGGTGAATGAGCAAGTGCTACAAAAAATTCGTGGCGACAAAATGCTCGAAGCGACCAATGGTCACGATGGTACTTGGGTTGCTCACCCCGGTTTAGCGGATACCGCCATGGCGGTGTTTAACGAGGTGCTTGGTGAGCGCAAAAACCAACTCAATGTAAGCCGAATGGACGATGCTCCGATAACCGCGGCCGATCTATTGGCACCTTGCGATGGGTCACGCTCCGAGCATGGCATGCGCCACAACATTCGCGTTGCGTTGCAATACATCGAAGCATGGATTTCTGGTAACGGTTGTGTGCCGATCTACGGCTTGATGGAAGATGCGGCGACAGCGGAGATTTCACGCGCTTCGATTTGGCAATGGATCCAACACGGTAAAACGTTAGATAACGGGCAAGTGGTCACTAACGAACTGTTTCGCGACTACCTCAAACAAGAGATTGAGGTGGTGAAAAGCGAAGTGGGTGAGTCTCGTTTTGCACAAGGGCGTTTTACTGAAGCGGCCGAATTGATGGAGCGCTTAACGACCAGCCAAGAGCTACCGAATTTCTTAACCATACCGGGCTACGACTACTTGCCGTAG
- a CDS encoding hydrogen peroxide-inducible genes activator yields the protein MSKWPSLKQLSYLVTLYETRHFSEAAERCFVSQSTLSKGVQNLEELIGCTLYEKQDKKSPLVFTRAGELVVKHGRELLAKGQDLVELGKLCQGDGMEGQLRLGCIPTIAPFLLGDLVQEINQRYPKLHLLLREDTTSNLLSALRSGELDVLILALPVEIGNMETRIVGHDPFRMVISRHQADRIRVPIKYDDLPDESVFLLENEHCLTEHAVSACKLTDKEKINPFTATSLHTLVQMVANGLGTTFIPQMAIDHGLLDNQNLVVVDPPGQKAYREIGLVWRPSSSRTHTFEQLSQVVSELL from the coding sequence ATGAGTAAATGGCCGAGCCTGAAACAATTGTCCTATTTAGTGACGCTGTATGAAACGCGTCATTTTAGTGAGGCTGCAGAGCGCTGTTTTGTCAGCCAATCAACGTTGAGCAAGGGCGTTCAAAACCTCGAAGAATTGATTGGGTGTACGTTGTATGAAAAACAGGATAAGAAAAGTCCATTAGTCTTTACGCGGGCGGGAGAGTTGGTGGTCAAGCATGGGCGTGAGTTATTGGCTAAAGGCCAAGATTTGGTCGAGCTGGGTAAGCTTTGCCAAGGTGATGGCATGGAAGGGCAACTTCGATTGGGCTGTATTCCCACGATAGCGCCTTTTTTACTTGGCGATTTGGTGCAAGAGATCAACCAACGCTACCCCAAACTGCACCTACTGTTGCGTGAAGATACTACCAGCAATCTGCTTTCAGCATTGCGCAGTGGTGAATTGGATGTATTGATACTGGCGCTGCCGGTTGAGATTGGCAATATGGAAACGCGCATCGTTGGACATGATCCGTTTCGTATGGTGATCAGCCGTCATCAAGCGGATCGCATCCGTGTTCCGATTAAGTATGATGATTTACCGGATGAGTCCGTGTTTCTATTAGAAAATGAACACTGTCTGACGGAGCATGCGGTATCGGCCTGTAAATTGACTGACAAAGAGAAAATCAATCCATTTACCGCCACCAGTTTACACACTTTGGTGCAGATGGTGGCCAATGGTTTGGGTACCACTTTTATCCCACAAATGGCGATTGATCATGGCCTATTGGATAACCAGAATTTAGTCGTTGTCGATCCCCCTGGTCAAAAAGCGTATCGGGAAATTGGCTTAGTTTGGCGACCAAGCTCCTCGCGAACGCACACTTTTGAACAATTGTCTCAAGTGGTTTCTGAACTGCTTTAG
- a CDS encoding peroxiredoxin C yields the protein MVLVGRKAPDFTAAAVLGNGEIVENFNFAEFTKGKKAVVFFYPLDFTFVCPSELIAFDNRYEDFIAKGVEVIGVSIDSQFSHNAWRNTAVENGGIGQVKYPLVADVKHEICKAYDVEHPEAGVAFRGSFLIDEEGMVRHQVVNDLPLGRNIDEMLRMVDALNFHQTHGEVCPAQWEAGKAGMEASPKGVAAFLAQHSSDLK from the coding sequence ATGGTACTAGTTGGTCGCAAAGCCCCTGATTTTACTGCTGCAGCTGTTCTGGGTAACGGTGAAATCGTTGAAAACTTCAACTTCGCTGAGTTTACAAAAGGTAAGAAAGCGGTTGTTTTCTTCTACCCACTAGACTTCACTTTCGTTTGCCCATCTGAGCTGATTGCATTCGACAACCGTTACGAAGACTTCATCGCAAAAGGCGTAGAAGTGATCGGTGTGTCTATCGACTCTCAGTTCTCTCACAACGCATGGCGTAACACTGCTGTTGAAAACGGCGGTATCGGTCAAGTGAAATACCCACTGGTTGCAGACGTTAAACACGAAATCTGTAAAGCCTACGATGTAGAGCATCCAGAAGCAGGCGTTGCATTCCGTGGTTCATTCCTGATCGACGAAGAAGGTATGGTTCGTCACCAAGTGGTTAACGACCTACCACTAGGCCGTAACATCGATGAAATGCTACGTATGGTTGACGCACTAAACTTCCACCAAACTCACGGTGAAGTGTGCCCAGCGCAATGGGAAGCTGGTAAAGCAGGTATGGAAGCATCTCCAAAAGGCGTTGCAGCATTCCTAGCACAACACTCTTCTGACCTGAAATAA
- a CDS encoding copper homeostasis protein CutC, with amino-acid sequence MNYQVEVCIDNIESLHNAIAGGATRIELCSALALGGLTPSAGLMHSAGKCSSIPVYAMIRPREGDFFYHDDDLIIMAQDIHTAHQANLQGVVLGLLNANGTIDVQRTQPLVDLAHSLGLGVTFHRAFDLCADPEQALEDIIALGCERILTSGLARTASLGIDCLTQLVQQSAGRISIMAGAGVNAQNVTEIAVASGVKELHLSAKTTRPSLMQFIRSESKMGASDCDDFIIPVTNTVALQQTVQALNSIKVN; translated from the coding sequence ATGAATTATCAAGTTGAAGTCTGCATCGACAATATTGAATCCTTGCACAACGCCATCGCGGGGGGCGCTACACGCATTGAGCTTTGCTCTGCACTCGCGCTAGGTGGGTTAACCCCAAGTGCGGGGTTGATGCACAGTGCAGGAAAATGTTCATCCATTCCGGTTTACGCCATGATCCGCCCAAGAGAAGGGGATTTTTTCTATCACGATGACGACCTCATCATCATGGCGCAGGATATTCATACAGCCCATCAAGCCAATTTACAGGGAGTGGTACTGGGTTTACTCAATGCCAATGGCACGATTGATGTTCAACGCACCCAACCTTTAGTCGATTTAGCCCATTCACTCGGTTTAGGCGTCACTTTCCACCGCGCTTTTGATCTCTGTGCAGATCCAGAGCAAGCGTTAGAAGACATTATTGCTTTAGGTTGCGAACGCATTTTAACGTCTGGTTTGGCACGTACTGCCTCTTTGGGGATTGATTGCTTAACCCAGTTGGTTCAACAAAGTGCGGGACGCATTTCCATTATGGCTGGCGCAGGTGTTAACGCACAAAATGTGACGGAAATTGCCGTGGCAAGCGGAGTGAAAGAGCTGCATTTGTCTGCAAAAACGACTCGTCCAAGCCTGATGCAGTTCATTCGTTCTGAAAGCAAAATGGGCGCTAGCGACTGTGATGACTTCATTATTCCGGTAACGAACACGGTAGCCCTGCAACAAACCGTACAAGCTCTCAACTCCATCAAGGTAAACTGA
- the ppk2 gene encoding polyphosphate kinase 2: MTKLDKKVYERELEQLQVELVKLQEWVKQEKLKVVIIFEGRDAAGKGGVIKTITEKLNHRVCRVAALPAPTEKEKTQWYFQRYVAHLPAGGEIVLFDRSWYNRAGVEKVMGFCSEEEHQEFLRSCPEFERMLQRSGIILLKYWFSVSDEEQEKRFMERIETPLKRWKFSPMDLESRKRWAAYSRAKDEMFAYTDTKHCPWWVVPSDDKKRARLNCISHLLSSIEYHEIEYPPIELPEINQQGYVRPPIEDQTFVPQRY, translated from the coding sequence ATGACAAAATTGGATAAGAAAGTCTATGAGCGTGAGCTAGAGCAGCTGCAAGTCGAACTGGTAAAGTTACAAGAGTGGGTCAAGCAAGAGAAACTCAAAGTGGTCATCATCTTTGAAGGTCGTGATGCGGCGGGTAAAGGCGGAGTGATCAAAACCATCACTGAAAAACTCAATCACCGTGTTTGTCGAGTCGCCGCCCTACCCGCGCCAACCGAAAAAGAGAAAACCCAATGGTATTTCCAACGGTATGTGGCTCATTTACCGGCTGGCGGCGAAATCGTGCTGTTTGACCGTAGTTGGTACAACCGCGCTGGGGTTGAAAAGGTAATGGGCTTTTGTAGCGAAGAAGAACATCAAGAGTTTTTACGCTCCTGCCCTGAATTTGAGCGCATGTTACAACGCTCAGGAATTATTTTGCTCAAATACTGGTTTTCGGTGTCCGATGAAGAGCAAGAAAAACGTTTTATGGAACGCATCGAAACCCCACTCAAACGCTGGAAATTCAGCCCGATGGATCTCGAATCTCGTAAGCGTTGGGCGGCGTATTCCCGTGCCAAAGATGAGATGTTTGCGTATACCGACACCAAACATTGCCCGTGGTGGGTAGTGCCTTCTGACGATAAAAAACGCGCTCGCCTCAACTGTATCAGCCACTTATTAAGCAGTATTGAGTACCACGAGATTGAATATCCGCCTATTGAGCTGCCTGAGATCAATCAGCAGGGTTATGTTCGACCACCGATTGAAGACCAAACCTTTGTACCGCAGCGCTACTAA
- the phoU gene encoding phosphate signaling complex protein PhoU, which produces MQFGRHISGQFNVELESIRSQVLTMGGLVEQQLTLAMQALHEDDEKLARRVIADDHKVNAMEVSIDEACTRIIAKRQPTAKDLRLIMAIIKTITDLERIGDSATKMAYIAIERPPAKQHQFQVSLEPLCRQAIAMLHQVLDAFARMDVEAAAEIYKQDDRLDKEYEAVVRQLMTYMMEDPKNIPHILQVIWSARAIERVGDRCQNICEYIIYFVKGKDVRHLGDQGIDDVLKKPSL; this is translated from the coding sequence ATGCAGTTTGGTCGACATATTTCAGGTCAATTCAATGTGGAGTTGGAGTCCATTCGTAGCCAAGTATTGACGATGGGCGGCTTAGTGGAGCAGCAGTTGACCTTAGCCATGCAAGCCTTGCATGAGGATGATGAAAAACTGGCGCGACGTGTGATTGCTGATGATCACAAAGTTAACGCGATGGAAGTCTCGATTGATGAGGCTTGTACACGCATTATTGCTAAACGCCAACCGACAGCCAAAGACTTACGCCTGATTATGGCCATCATCAAAACCATTACCGATCTTGAACGTATTGGCGATTCTGCGACTAAGATGGCTTACATTGCGATCGAACGCCCACCCGCGAAACAACACCAGTTCCAAGTATCTCTTGAGCCACTTTGCCGCCAAGCGATTGCTATGCTGCATCAAGTGCTTGATGCTTTTGCACGGATGGATGTGGAAGCCGCCGCAGAAATTTATAAGCAAGACGATCGACTGGATAAAGAATACGAAGCCGTGGTGCGCCAGCTGATGACTTATATGATGGAAGATCCGAAAAACATTCCACATATTCTGCAAGTCATCTGGTCGGCGCGTGCCATTGAGCGGGTGGGTGATCGCTGTCAAAACATCTGTGAATACATCATCTATTTCGTCAAAGGTAAAGACGTACGCCATCTTGGCGATCAAGGTATTGATGATGTGCTAAAGAAACCAAGTTTGTAA
- the pstB gene encoding phosphate ABC transporter ATP-binding protein PstB has protein sequence MYSANPTLGYYVPPLDVNHLTDQQTAISIEHLSLYYQQSRALSDISMRIPKGQVTAFIGPSGCGKSTLLRCINRMNDLVEGTRVEGEVKLHGKNIYHPDVDVPTLRRRVGMVFQRPNPFPKSIYENVVYGLRLQGIKNSRTLDDAAERSLRAAALWDEVKHRLHENAFGLSGGQQQRLVIARAIAIEPEVLLLDEPTSALDPISTLTIEELIHDLKTKYTVVIVTHNMQQAARVSDHTAFIHMGKLIEYSDTDSIFTSPLKKQTEDYITGRYG, from the coding sequence ATGTATTCCGCTAATCCCACTTTGGGCTACTATGTGCCACCGCTGGACGTGAATCATCTCACCGATCAGCAGACGGCGATTTCCATTGAGCATTTAAGCCTGTACTACCAGCAAAGTCGTGCCTTGAGTGATATTTCCATGCGCATTCCCAAAGGGCAGGTCACGGCGTTTATCGGCCCCTCCGGCTGTGGTAAATCCACGTTATTGCGCTGCATTAACCGGATGAACGATCTCGTCGAAGGTACGCGAGTAGAAGGCGAAGTGAAGCTGCATGGCAAAAATATCTATCATCCGGATGTGGATGTTCCGACTCTGCGCCGCCGCGTCGGTATGGTGTTTCAGCGTCCTAATCCATTTCCTAAATCGATTTATGAAAATGTGGTATACGGACTACGTTTACAAGGAATAAAAAACAGTCGTACTTTAGATGATGCGGCAGAACGTTCCCTGCGTGCTGCCGCATTGTGGGATGAAGTGAAGCATCGTCTGCACGAGAATGCATTTGGGTTGTCGGGGGGGCAACAGCAGCGTTTGGTGATTGCTCGCGCGATAGCCATTGAGCCGGAAGTGCTTTTGCTCGATGAACCGACTTCAGCACTCGATCCTATATCAACCTTGACCATTGAAGAGCTGATCCACGATCTCAAAACCAAATACACGGTCGTCATCGTTACCCATAATATGCAACAGGCAGCGCGCGTCAGCGATCACACCGCCTTTATCCATATGGGAAAGTTGATCGAATACTCAGATACCGACTCTATTTTTACTTCACCATTGAAAAAGCAAACCGAAGACTACATTACGGGGCGATACGGTTAA